Proteins encoded in a region of the Xylocopa sonorina isolate GNS202 chromosome 1, iyXylSono1_principal, whole genome shotgun sequence genome:
- the Pcx gene encoding pecanex isoform X4 — translation MGSQTLEILRQGVWASLTGGWFYDPHLDVFSNTFHLYIWLFLLCLPFIIYLYFPPTLYVLVAYCSSIGALFGTIKCVNHALHCMYDTTECLEESGQTISQQRSESEKRRTVLNKCREQSQDQGDHGIELQVLSGKTDTPPVECSSRNSFIESNAQNADADSITSEYNRDKPSSTIDLKVEIHRKNSSESSEEAQQLTKPMISGIDVAEVEVASMQCHEPRFRNIINERKLKRQKCVVITKEDRQNSRKLCRHTSEDSQNRHSKQGNLGKTGSESQIKQTSSLELEHHGDDYPYWKSNQSVRRLNSNSIPMEAHLMNDHPQSLEIISKKEDTEKNKISSHPKSLEVITKKPYQQLIHPQSLETIGATNKNINTTDDNNLPLHPQSLETINTKKVLPQNTLKKNQLQLLPYLSYGSEIVHPIAEQSDEQFANESSGGFSLRDSYSPLLTRKTSETNATSNRDRSLSTGRFDDRFSRFNEDGGVDNDSANSRDALIEEPKSDIKRRYSNASQSSREFSDLENLFKDMQDKSKNIDDSLNVGSVVGIDQLFENGECKTESRTNKALHNKESDSGSSSTMPFDYPTYSSNMENEVKRMLLPQVETDNKRHQGAIPKQSRPKPAVEAIDDNITTTEQTRPKLKRTLEFKGEKDRRRGERFDRFEQTSGSNNELSTISLSSFLATLLTSGRELPGQSSTVSDLRLSRNSENRNSRKRRGPLKCSIRQQRLSRDRNRDDTLVSLTALFGLLSNEEYHVVANHNDTVEAVPYFRDENGRWLAYTLDEKGSGVAAAAQVPPNNNDKLLNTLLRQQLNQNLHYDANWELIDSLSNSYSSLSLNSPDLSVIIDTPPVLSSPESNQTKAQNSLSSNPVESSEREQFHQNNGNSIQCELETMERDQFHQDIVSRIESMRERNRRLRNLLGYFNLNIYPADLNRRDRPALTLQTCAVGDINTSLSWNRFIGGLGGSESKPKQSRQDKQYYYKWKIGKLPHIKVRFDRLFLLALLDRNLTVFETIISTFLAVTVAGLGLMLLQQGFYRDIFAFMFCFVTAGCQYSLLKSVQPDAASPTHGFNRIIVFSRPVYYILCSGFILIFNESLRNFKASEFRVYGLRIADYDVILQIRNVLLIFLLCFPIVFSLGLLPQINTFLMYFCEHVDIHLFGGNATTSLISSIYCLCRSIVTVVILYGFAYGALTEPKSSQHILFSIFAGLLVAISYHLSRSSSDPTVIWDIVKTNLWPPDAYTEEKEAKIIENIPRRENIPTTYKEAKIRTSGRKKHVKIKVGEQMSDTELVDPLPEKLRATVNARLKNDLIVCAVIGTLSFGIHCSTVFTALQPELNPVLWGIASCLGFLLHYIVPQLRKQLPWLCLSRPVLRSHEHAQFEVCEPVKIMWFEKAYVCLCFVERNVLYPVVFLGALTECSSKIVSKFGESVGALIIVVCGLKSLRSAYSDPSTRYLVLIFAVLFFKLDVRNLSETFLVDYFVTGIAFAKIYELLLKIRFVVTYIAPWQITWGSAFHAFAQPFSVPHSAMLFLQAGISAILSTPLNPLLGSAIFISSYVRPVKFWERDYKTRRVDHSNTRMSSHLDRNLGADDNNLNSIFYEQLTRSLQHSLYGDLALGRWGNVEQGDCFLLASDYLNCLVHVVQLGNGLVTFQLRGLEFRGTYCQQREVEAVFEGIEDNGSCCCCEMGHFSNVLSVNAAFSQRWLAWEVASAKYVLEGYSISNNSAVSMLQVFEFRKVLVTYYVKSIVFYAVKSPKLKYWLENSDISDALKITLDKNFVDLDPVFNLSIHEDYDIRACGITRSSFCNVYLDWIQYCVTKHDKTLDKSRNSPLVSLCLSLSLLGRRVLGALSHNTVSSVEFFLYGLHALFKGDFRITSVRDEWVLHDVDLLRSVVAKGVRMALKLHQDHFMSPEQYSEPSALYEAIDSHDKNLVISHEADPLWRNAVLNGAPSLLALRHVLDDGIDEYKVIMLNKRFLSFRVIKMNRECVRGLWAGQQQELVYLRNRNPERGSIQNAKQALRNIINSSCDQPIGYPIYVSPLTTSYAETNEQLCSIIGGPLSLGVIKTNILKLWQRIRRRCGQGCSSGGTGSQDDGGFGNNGVYAMTTYNIHLDSGYQIGGSTGRGSLGRANTGSLGGNRGSLASVGKPTSSTLASLAGLLSNSDIKTETKSETSFTSKLEKDEVLQRVRIIDPNQVYDAINLGRRIDVIWPDERMRQQGGRSGWQHWVPERGMEGCVVHCWSPNHRDPNRRSHVDKVILLVKIDDKYVPIAEQGVRDLGAEV, via the exons ATGGGTTCTCAAACGCTGGAAATTTTGAGACAAGGCGTCTGGGCGAGCCTGACAGGAGGCTGGTTTTACGATCCCCATCTCGACGTTTTTTCAAATACCTTTCATCTGTACATTTGGCTTTTCCTACTCTGCTTACCATTTATCATATATCTT TATTTCCCACCAACTTTATACGTTTTGGTGGCGTACTGTTCTTCGATTGGAGCACTTTTTGGTACAATAAAGTGTGTTAACCATGCACTCCATTGCATGTACGATACGACCGAGTGTTTAGAGGAATCAGGTCAAACTATTAGCCAACAAAGATCTGAAAGTGAAAAAAGACGCACAGTGCTTAATAAATGCAGGGAGCAATCGCAAGATCAGGGAGATCATGGAATAGAACTACAAGTTTTAAGTG GTAAAACAGATACACCACCTGTAGAATGCTCATCGCGTAACTCTTTTATTGAATCGAATGCGCAAAACGCAGATGCGGATAGTATAACATCCGAGTATAATCGTGATAAACCTAGTTCAACCATAGATTTGAAAGTAGAAATTCACAGAAAAAATAGCTCGGAAAGTTCAGAAGAAGCGCAACAGCTGACTAAACCAATGATATCTGGGATAGACGTAGCTGAAGTGGAAGTAGcttccatgcaatgccatgaaCCACGTTTTCGAAATATAATAAATG AAAGAAAGTTGAAAAGACAAAAGTGTGTCGTTATTACCAAAGAAGATCGACAGAATTCCAGAAAGTTATGCAGACACACATCTGAAGATTCACAAAATCGCCATTCTAAACAGGGTAATCTTGGTAAAACGGGCTCTGAAAGTCAAATAAAGCAAACAAGTTCATTAGAATTGGAACATCACGGAGATGATTATCCTTATTGGAAATCAAATCAAAGTGTTCGCCGTCTCAATTCCAATTCAATTCCAATGGAAGCACATTTAATGAACGATCATCCACAGAGTTTAGAAATTATATCGAAAAAAGAAGATacggaaaaaaataaaatttcgtCGCATCCAAAATCTTTAGAG GTTATTACGAAAAAACCATATCAACAACTCATTCATCCACAAAGTCTTGAAACGATTGGTGCtactaataaaaatataaacacTACAGATGACAATAACTTACCTCTTCATCCGCAAAGTCTCGAAACAATTAATACTAAAAAG GTATTACCTCAaaatacattaaaaaaaaacCAATTGCAACTATTACCATATCTTAGTTATGGATCAGAAATAGTGCATCCTATAGCCGAACAAAGTGATGAACAATTTGCTAATGAAAGTTCTGGGGGATTTAGCCTTCGAGATTCTTATAGTCCGTTACTTACACGCAAGACTTCTGAAACTAATGCTACCTCTAATCGGGACAGAAGTCTTAGTACTGGCCGATTTGATGATAGGTTTTCAAG gtTTAATGAAGACGGAGGAGTAGATAATGATTCCGCAAATTCTCGCGACGCATTAATTGAAGAACCAAAGTCTGATATTAAAAGAAGATACAGTAATGCAAGCCAAAGCAGTCGCGAATTCTCAGATTTAGAGAACTTGTTTAAAGACATGCAAGATAAATCGAAAAATATAGATGATTCGTTAAATGTAGGTAGTGTCGTGGGAATAGATCAATTATTCGAAAATGGTGAGTGCAAGACAGAATCACGAACAAATAAAG CATTACATAATAAAGAATCGGACTCTGGTTCGTCTAGTACAATGCCTTTCGACTATCCGACGTATTCATCGAATATGGAAAATGAGGTGAAAAGAATGTTACTTCCGCAAGTAGAAACAGATAACAAACGACACCAAGGTGCAATACCCAAACAAAGCCGTCCAAAACCTGCAGTAGAAGCTATAGATGATAATATTACTACTACTGAACAAACCCGGCCGAAATTGAAACGAACATTAGAATTCAAAGGTGAGAAAGATAGAAGAAGAGGTGAAAGATTTGATAGATTTGAGCAAACTAGTGGTTCAAACAACGAGTTAAGTACAATTAGTCTATCTTCCTTCCTAGCTACGTTATTGACTTCTGGCCGAGAATTACCTGGTCAGTCCAGTACTGTGTCCGATTTAAGATTAAGTCGCAATTCAGAAAATCGAAATTCACGAAAAAGACGCGGCCCGTTGAAATGTTCGATCAGACAACAGCGTCTATCACGGGACAGAAATCGAGACGATACACTTGTATCGCTTACCGCTTTATTTGGATTACTATCAAACGAAGAATATCACGTGGTTGCTAACCATAACGATACTGTAGAAGCTGTACCTTATTTTCGTGATGAAAATGGACGTTGGTTAGCTTACACCTTAGATGAGAAAGGATCTGGTGTTGCTGCAGCCGCGCAAGTTCCtcctaataataatgataaattATTGAATACGTTATTACGTCAACAACTTAATCAAAATTTACATTACGATGCCAATTGGGAGTTGATAGACTCCTTGAGTAACAGTTACAGTAGTTTATCTTTGAATTCGCCAGATTTAAGTGTTATAATAGATACACCACCAGTTTTATCCAGTCCGGAAAGCAATCAGACTAAGGCACAAAATTCATTATCATCGAATCCAGTGGAAAGTTCGGAACGTGAACAATTTCATCAAAATAATGGAAATTCTATTCAGTGTGAACTTGAAACCATGGAACGTGACCAGTTTCATCAAGATATAGTGTCGCGTATAGAGTCAATGAGAGAAAGAAATCGGAGATTGCGAAATTTGTTGGGTTATTTTAATTTGAACATTTACCCAGCAGATTTGAATCGACGTGATAGGCCTGCCTTAACGTTACAGACGTGTGCAGTAGGTGACATAAACACAAGTTTATCGTGGAACCGATTTATCGGCGGCTTGGGCGGATCCGAATCTAAACCTAAACAATCAAGACAAGACAAGCAATATTATTACAAATGGAAAATCGGCAAATTACCACATATCAAAGTGCGATTCGATCGTTTATTTTTATTAGCCTTATTGGATCGAAATTTGACAGTATTCGAAACAATAATCTCAACGTTTTTAGCGGTTACTGTTGCAGGATTGGGTCTCATGTTGCTCCAACAAGGATTTTATCGCGATATATTCGCCTTCATGTTTTGTTTCGTAACTGCCGGATGTCAGTATTCGTTATTAAAGTCGGTTCAGCCTGATGCTGCTTCGCCAACACATGGATTCAATCGTATTATAGTATTTTCACGGCctgtatattacatattatgCTCAGGGTTCATATTGATATTTAATGAATCTTTGAGGAACTTTAAAGCGTCCGAATTTCGGGTATACGGTTTGCGAATTGCCGACTACGATGTTATATTACAAATTCGTAACGTCTTGTTAATTTTTCTTCTCTGCTTCCCCATTGTATTTTCATTAGGTTTACTCCCGCAAATTAACACATTTCTAATGTATTTCTGTGAACATGTAGACATCCATTTGTTCGGTGGAAATGCGACTACGAGTCTAATCTCTTCGATATATTGTCTTTGTCGCAGTATCGTTACTGTTGTTATATTGTATGGATTCGCTTATGGAGCACTTACAGAGCCTAAATCTTCGCAACACATATTGTTCTCAATTTTTGCGGGTTTATTAGTTGCTATATCGTATCATTTAAGTAGATCATCCTCGGATCCTACTGTTATATGGGACATTGTCAAAACGAATTTATGGCCGCCGGACGCCTACACGGAGGAGAAAGAAGCTAAGATTATTGAAAACATACCTCGTAGAGAAAATATACCGACAACGTATAAAGAAGCGAAGATTAGAACGTCTGGCAGAAAGAAGCACGTAAAGATTAAAGTTGGTGAACAAATGTCGGACACGGAATTGGTTGATCCATTACCTGAGAAATTAAGAGCAACGGTGAATGCAAGATTAAAGAATGATTTAATAGTATGTGCGGTGATAGGCACGTTATCTTTTGGAATCCATTGTTCAACTGTGTTTACAGCCTTGCAACCAGAACTGAATCCAGTTTTATGGGGTATCGCAAGTTGCCTCGGATTTCTATTACACTACATTGTACCGCAACTCCGAAAACAATTACCGTGGTTGTGCTTGTCAAGACCCGTGTTACGTAGCCATGAACACGCACAATTTGAAGTTTGCGAGCCCGTGAAGATTATGTGGTTCGAGAAAGCGTACGTTTGCCTTTGCTTCGTGGAGAGGAACGTTCTTTATCCAGTGGTGTTTTTGGGAGCGCTCACGGAATGCTCGTCGAAAATTGTGTCGAAATTCGGAGAAAGCGTAGGAGCATTGATCATAGTTGTATGCGGATTAAAATCGTTAAGATCAGCATATTCTGACCCATCAACACGTTACCTGGTACTGATCTTTGCCGTTCTGTTTTTCAAACTGGACGTTCGAAATCTTAGTGAAACATTTTTGGTAGATTATTTCGTCACTGGGatagcatttgcaaaaatttacgagTTATTGTTAAAAATACGATTCGTAGTCACATATATCGCGCCTTGGCAAATCACTTGGGGTAGTGCGTTTCATGCGTTCGCTCAGCCGTTCTCCGTTCcgcattctgcaatgttatttCTGCAAGCAGGGATATCTGCGATCTTAAGTACCCCTTTAAATCCCTTGTTAGGCAGCGCGATATTCATATCGTCATACGTACGCCCGGTAAAATTCTGGGAACGGGACTACAAAACAAGGAGAGTGGATCATTCGAATACACGAATGTCCTCGCATTTGGATCGAAATCTCGGCGCGGATGATAACAATTTAAATTCGATCTTTTACGAACAATTAACCAGATCACTGCAGCACAGCCTATACGGAGATCTTGCTCTTGGTCGCTGGGGAAACGTAGAGCAAGGTGACTGCTTCCTATTAGCATCCGATTACTTAAACTGTTTGGTTCACGTTGTTCAATTAGGAAACGGATTAGTGACTTTCCAATTGAGAGGCCTTGAGTTTAGAGGAACATATTGCCAGCAAAGAGAA GTAGAAGCAGTCTTTGAGGGTATCGAGGACAATGGTAGTTGTTGTTGCTgcgaaatgggacacttctcaaACGTATTAAGTGTTAATGCAGCTTTTAGCCAACGTTGGCTTGCTTGGGAAGTAGCAAGCGCAAAGTATGTTTTAGAAGGATACTCGATTTCGAATAATTCAGCGGTCTCTATGCTTCAAGTGTTTGAATTTCGTAAAGTACTAGTTACTTATTACGTTAAAAGTATCGTTTTCTACGCTGTTAAGTCACCAAAACTGAAATACTGGTTGGAAAATTCCGATATCTCGGATGCTTTGAAAATAACTCTTGACAAGAACTTTGTCGATCTGGATCCTGTTTTCAATCTGAGCATCCACGAAGACTATGACATCCGAGCATGCGGTATCACAAGGAGCAGTTTTTGTAATGTTTATTTGGATTGGATTCAATATTGTGTTACTAAGCATGATAAG ACATTAGACAAGTCGAGAAATTCACCGTTGGTATCCTTGTGTCTTTCTTTAAGTCTCTTGGGAAGACGTGTTTTGGGAGCGCTATCTCACAATACTGTTTCCAGCGTTGAATTTTTTTTATACGGTCTACATGCTCTTTTCAAAG GAGATTTTCGCATAACATCTGTCCGAGATGAATGGGTTTTGCACGATGTTGActtattgcgaagcgtcgtaGCAAAAGGTGTAAGAATGGCATTAAAACTGCACCAAGATCATTTTATGAGCCCAGAACAATATAGCGAACCATCTGCCCTTTACGAAGCTATAGATAGTCACGATAAAAATCTGGTAATTAGTCACGAAGCAGATCCACTTTGGAGGAACGCCGTTTTAAATGGTGCACCTAGTCTTTTGGCCCTCAG ACATGTACTTGATGATGGTATCGATGAATATAAAGTGATAATGCTTAACAAGCGTTTTTTAAGTTTTCGAGTAATTAAAATGAATCGTGAATGCGTTCGCGGTTTGTGGGCTGGTCAACAACAAGAATTAGTTTACTTGAGAAATAGGAATCCAGAGCGAGGCTCTATACAAAACGCTAAACAAGCTCTCAGAAATATAATAAATAGTTCATGCGATCAACCGATTGGATATCCGATTTACGTTTCGCCACTAACAACTAGTTATGCAGAAACAAACGAACAATTGTGTTCCATAATTGGAGGACCTTTAAGCCTCGGtgtaattaaaacaaatatcttaaaattatggcAAAG AATCAGAAGAAGATGTGGTCAGGGGTGTTCATCTGGGGGAACTGGGTCTCAAGATGATGGTGGTTTTGGAAATAACGGAGTATATGCAATGActacatataacattcatttag ATTCTGGATATCAAATCGGTGGATCGACTGGACGTGGTTCTTTGGGTAGAGCCAATACCGGATCATTGGGTGGAAACAGAGGATCGTTGGCTTCAGTTGGAAAGCCTACAAGCTCGACGCTTGCTAGTTTAGCTGGTCTTCTTAGTAATAGCGACATTAAAACTGAAACCAAAAGTGAAACAAGTTTTACGAGTAAACTTGAAAAGGATGAAGTTTTACAACGAGTGCGC ATCATAGATCCTAATCAAGTGTACGATGCTATTAACTTGGGTCGCCGCATAGACGTAATTTGGCCAGACGAAAGAATGAGGCAACAGGGTGGTAGATCTGGATGGCAGCATTGGGTACCTGAAAGAGGTATGGAAGGATGTGTTGTTCATTGTTGGTCTCCCAATCATCGTGATCCTAATCGGCGATCTCACGTAGATAAAGTTATCCTACTCGTTAAGATTGATGATAAATACGTTCCAATAGCGGAACAAGGTGTAAGAGATTTGGGGGCGGAAGTATGA